In the Hordeum vulgare subsp. vulgare chromosome 7H, MorexV3_pseudomolecules_assembly, whole genome shotgun sequence genome, one interval contains:
- the LOC123410125 gene encoding calcium-dependent protein kinase 21-like, whose translation MGGCYSAYACSRKLRGRLGNLSFVLPVTERDAAAANAAAGTSSTSSAKKGDHGSSRRSNGEGPAGGTEEEELVTKTTTAEFGRRYVLGKELGRGEFGVTRRCRDAATGEALACKTIRRHRRRGGRGLNRKPAGGGGAEAAARAAAAAAAAHAADVRREVAIMRRMSARGGAAVVRLREAREDQDGSVHLVMELCEGGELFDRIVARGHYSERAAAKIFRTIVNVIQICHSNGVIHRDLKPENFLFANKSEDAALKVIDFGLSVFFNPGDRFTEVVGSAYYMAPEVLKRNYGQEVDVWSAGVILYILLCGVPPFWGDNDEKIAQAILRGGLDFNREPWPRVSGNAKDLIRRMLDPDPATRLTAHQVLEHPWLKNADTAPNVSLGEAVRSRLQQFSAMNKLKKKALGVVARNMPVEELDKYVQMFHLMDKDKNGNLSLEELMEGLHINGQRVPESEIRMLLEAADTDGNGTLDCDEFVTVSLHLKKMTNDKYLAAAFRYFDKDGSGFIEIDELRQELGPNEQAILEIIRDVDTDRDGRISYQEFELMMKSGADWRNASRQFSRANFNTLSRKLCKQENSSS comes from the exons ATGGGGGGCTGCTACTCCGCCTACGCCTGCTCGCGGAAGCTGCGCGGCCGCCTCGGCAACCTCTCCTTCGTCCTCCCCGTCACCGAAcgcgacgccgccgccgccaacgCCGCCGCGGGGACCAGCTCCACAAGCAGCGCCAAGAAGGGCGACCACGGCAGCTCCAGGCGCAGTAATGGCGAGGGGCCCGCCGGcggcaccgaggaggaggagctcgTGACCAAGACGACGACCGCCGAGTTCGGGCGGCGCTACGTGCTGGGGAAGGAGCTGGGCCGCGGGGAGTTCGGGGTGACGCGCCGCTGCAGGGACGCCGCCACGGGCGAGGCGCTCGCGTGCAAGACCATCCGGAGGCACCGCCGACGGGGCGGCCGCGGGTTGAACCGCAAGCCCGCGGGTGGCGGGGGCGCGGAAGCCGCCGCGAGAGCTGCGGCCGCCGCGGCCGCGGCGCACGCGGCCGACGTGCGGAGGGAGGTGGCCATCATGCGGCGCATGTCGGCCCGCGGCGGCGCGGCCGTGGTGCGGCTGCGGGAGGCCCGCGAGGACCAGGACGGCTCCGTGCACCTCGTCATGGAGCTCTGCGAGGGCGGCGAGCTCTTCGACCGCATCGTCGCCCGCGGACACTACTCGGAGCGCGCCGCCGCCAAGATATTCCGCACCATCGTCAACGTCATCCAG ATATGCCATTCGAACGGCGTGATCCACCGTGATCTCAAGCCGGAGAACTTCCTGTTCGCCAACAAATCCGAGGACGCCGCCCTCAAGGTGATCGACTTCGGACTGTCGGTCTTCTTCAACCCCGGCGATCGGTTCACGGAGGTGGTGGGGAGCGCCTACTACATGGCCCCCGAGGTCCTCAAGCGTAACTACGGGCAGGAGGTGGACGTGTGGAGCGCCGGCGTCATCCTCTACATCCTCCTCTGCGGTGTGCCGCCTTTCTGGGGAGACAACGACGAGAAGATCGCGCAGGCCATCCTCCGCGGCGGCCTCGACTTCAACCGGGAGCCCTGGCCCAGGGTGTCCGGCAACGCCAAGGACCTCATCAGGCGGATGCTCGACCCCGACCCCGCCACCCGCCTCACCGCCCACCAAGTTCTTG AGCACCCGTGGCTGAAGAACGCGGACACGGCGCCGAACGTGTCGCTGGGCGAGGCGGTGCGGTCTAGGCTGCAGCAGTTCTCGGCGATgaacaagttgaagaagaaggcGCTGGGCGTGGTGGCGCGGAACATGCCGGTGGAGGAGCTGGACAAGTACGTGCAGATGTTCCACCTCATGGACAAGGACAAGAACGGCAACCTGTCGCTGGAGGAGCTCATGGAGGGCCTCCACATCAACGGCCAGCGCGTGCCGGAGTCGGAGATCAGGATGCTGCTCGAAGCC GCGGACACGGACGGCAATGGGACGCTGGACTGCGACGAGTTCGTGACGGTGTCGCTGCACCTCAAGAAGATGACCAACGACAAGTACCTGGCGGCCGCGTTCCGCTACTTCGACAAGGACGGCAGCGGCTTCATCGAGATCGACGAGCTCCGGCAGGAGCTGGGGCCCAACGAGCAGGCCATCCTCGAGATCATACGCGACGTCGACACCGACCGGGACGGGCGCATCAGCTACCAGGAGTTCGAGCTCATGATGAAATCCGGGGCGGACTGGAGGAACGCGTCCCGCCAGTTCTCGCGTGCAAACTTCAACACCCTCAGCCGGAAACTATGCAAACAAGAAAATTCCTCCTCGTGA